From the genome of Mesorhizobium japonicum MAFF 303099, one region includes:
- a CDS encoding helix-turn-helix domain-containing protein: protein MQPQFDQSRIVFQGNGEGGLGLNPICEISRDRTMRSDDGPPGSASGPSPARQPALIVKGGLSAHGARKVQEFLEQNFTRKIALAEMAAVCGLSSYHFVRAFSRTFGVPPHQYVLDLRLDFAERLLAESRMAIADIAHLSGFSSQSHFTTVMKKYRRLTPLQARFGKLNSKLR from the coding sequence ATGCAGCCACAGTTCGATCAATCACGAATTGTTTTTCAGGGGAACGGGGAGGGCGGTCTCGGGTTGAATCCCATCTGCGAAATATCAAGGGACCGAACGATGCGGTCTGATGATGGCCCTCCGGGATCGGCGTCCGGACCCAGTCCCGCGCGACAGCCGGCGCTGATCGTGAAAGGCGGGCTTTCCGCCCACGGCGCGCGCAAGGTCCAGGAATTCCTCGAACAGAACTTCACACGCAAGATAGCGCTTGCGGAGATGGCGGCGGTTTGCGGGCTTTCATCCTATCACTTCGTGCGAGCTTTCTCCCGGACGTTCGGGGTGCCGCCGCATCAATATGTGCTTGATCTGCGGTTGGACTTCGCCGAGAGGCTGCTTGCCGAAAGCCGCATGGCCATCGCTGATATCGCCCATTTGAGCGGCTTTTCTAGCCAGAGCCATTTTACTACCGTGATGAAGAAATACCGGCGATTGACGCCATTGCAGGCCCGCTTCGGCAAGCTTAATTCGAAGCTTAGGTGA